In the genome of Rhinopithecus roxellana isolate Shanxi Qingling chromosome 14, ASM756505v1, whole genome shotgun sequence, the window CTTCCACCTGCACCCAATCCATTGGTTATAAGTACCCATGAATCCGCCTTGCCAATTACAGGCAGGATTACCTAGGAGGACCAGGCAAAACCAAACTCCTGGTAAGCTTTATTAGCCTTTTCTATGATGTGTCTCAGTTTCCATTTCACACCTTGGAGTGGAAGACAATCTCTACTCACACTGTTGTGgtatgtgtctgtctgtctcagATGTGTGTGTAAGGTGTATTTCTCAGCTCAGGGTATCTgaagtaatttcttttcttttttttttttaagactgctGTCTTAAGGCTTAAAAGTAAtttaaggttttgttttctgttattattttaacaattgCAGTTTCTTTGGAGACAACAAAGTACTTTTTATTCAAAGAGGAAAGAGGCATACTAAGACTTTCTATGTTATGTTCATACTTGTTTTGCTTATCACTGTATAACATTCTCATCATGATGGGCTACTTTAAGCTAATCAGCTGGATTTTGGGGTCCTCATTTAGAAGTCAATCTGGAAAAAACACGGCTGTAAAACGTAGATGAACCAGTATGCCATTTCTCCTTCTTTGTCTGCCTTTAcagatgttttctctttctctctcccttccctgactATCTCTCTCAAAGATCATTGACAGCTCCCCCATGCCCTCTTTCACTCAGCTTCACTCCACCATGACCAGAGCATCTCTCCTGCTACTATGTGTTGCTCTGGTGCTGCTTTGGCATGTGAATGGAGCCACACtaagaaacaaagacaaatggAAGCCACTCAACAACCCCAGAAACAGAGATCTGGTAAGAACACACCTGGGGCCTGGGTTTCAGGATAGAACTAATGCCTCTTTGGATTTATGCACACAGCATTCTGTTTTCCAGAGCATAGTGGAAAGGGGGCTACCAAGGGTTGAGAAGATTCTCCAACAGGATTGGACCACAGTTTTACTACCCTAGTGGTTGGCAACCTATTGTTTCTCTGGCCAGTTTACATTTGTTTCTGTAAAGAGAAacaaatttatatttagaaacaaTCTTATACACACAGAGTGCATTTCATTTGTAACTGATCTTATATACACATTGACTTTGTAGCCTTGACTTCTAATACATATACAAAACCAAGAGTGTAACAGGGAATTGCTCATGCATAGCTTAGATTGAACTGATGATAAAACAAATTATCACGTAACTAGCAATTGCCAAGctcaatggcaaaaactgaaagTTGGCCCTGCATGGATATCAATTTGCTGGGCATATTTTCAAcatattctataaaatagaattcaaaaaatcagtaaacattctctttaaaaaatatgccaAATACAATAAACATGTTGACatgactattttgaaatatggttTTTCTAAAGTGAATGatgtgaaatataaaaacataggATTAAAATAAACTGAGATAAAAGACCAGCAGGATTTGTTTTCTGGTCACAGCTGCTGACCAAAACAGGATCTGGTCCAGACAggataaaatgaaaacactgggTGAAACCAGCAGACCGCGACAAAAGTGATCCTGACCTGGTCTCATTGCTCATTAGGATATGCTACTCCCCTtggtgccatgacagtttacaaatatcATGGCAATGACCTGGAAGCTACCActcctttccatggcaatgacccaaaAGTTACCACCTCTTTCCTAGAAAGCTCTAAATAACCCCCTTCTATTTGCATTAACCCAttccttaatttgcatatattcaaaaatggataaaaacacagTTGCTAAGAACCTGTATGTTGTCAACTCTGGGTGCACTACCTGTGAGTTAGCCTTGTTCTGGCAGGAGCAGTACCTTTCAATAAAAGATTGTTACCACAGTCAGCCTGCCCTTAAATTCTTTTCtgagcaaagccaagaaccctcctgggCTAAGCCCCAGTTTGGGAGTTTGCCTGTCCTGCATCAAAGCAAGTAGCACTTTGCACATCTTCTGTGTTCATTTCCTAATGGAAATCTGAAAAGAAACCATCGAAGAAGGCAGTGACAGAGATCTCATCTTAAGGAAGAGGAGATACTGAGCTGCTTATTATGGAGTTCATTTTCATCTTTGACCTTAGTACTCAGATAGTTCACAATGAATCTTTCGACTGTGGTGCTGTTCCATAGTCTTCCTTCAATTTTCACAAAAAATGGTGAATTATTTTGGTTAGGGTTGAGATATCAGAAAGAAGGtacaggggaggggaggagaagtaTTTGAAGCATGTACTTGTATTTCTGGATTTTGATTTCCAACCTCTTGCCTCTTAGATTAGCCTTAAAGTCAATTCAGGggaaaaatagagggaaaaaaaatcacctttatttTTGGTGTTTCATTTATGTCTGGCATtgaccattttctttctctctttagttTTTCAGAAGCCTTCAGGCATATTTTAAGGGCAGAGGTCTTGATCTTGGAACATTTCCAAATCCTTTCCCCACGAATGAGAATCCTAGACCTCTCTCTTTCCAATCAGAACTTACTGCTTCTGCATCTGCAGATTATGAAGAGCAGAAAAACTCCTTTCACAATTATCTCAAAGGCTGAAAGTTTCTTCTGAGCTCAGGTAAAAGTTGGCCCTTTATTCGCAGGATCTGTCTAAACATACAAGTCAGCCATAAAGTAgatattttgaaagtatttatttgaaaaaataattttatttcctcataGGAATAAGTGCTCAGTTCTGCTTATACTCCTCACTGTTAAGTATTTGGATTTGGTTCAGGTATTTTACAgtcttgttttaaaaagaaatggcagtttttattttttaagcatagTTATCCAGGCAGagacatattaaaataatagaattatctCTCTTAATAGGattattaaattaataacatGGCCACACTCTTACCTGTATCTTTTTCCAGACCAAGTGATATAGCTAAGTTATGTGGAAAATCTACATAAAGACATATGTCAAATTGAGTTGTTGGATTAGAtgggagttaaaaattaaaagaatggttCTTTGGGGGACAAAgtattatgcatatatttgaaCTTGAACTTCCTCACCTATAGAAAGAAAAGGTTGACTATTAGTAAGGACGGCATTTTTCTTATAGAAAAAACTTGAAAATTTATTAAGATTTGAATTgcattactttttttgttgttgttgaggtggAGCCTCaccccgtcacccaggctggggtgcaatggtgcgatcttggctcactgcaacctccgcctcccgggttcaaaggattcttctgcctcagcttcctgagtagctgggattacaggtgcccgccaccatgcccagataaattttttaatttttttagtagagacggggtttcaccatgttggccaggctggtctcgaactcctgacctcgtgatccacccacctcagcctcccaaagtgctgtaattacaggcatgagccagcacgcccagaGAATTTCGTTACTCTTATTACTTTAGCATTCCTATCAAACCAACGCCGACCATTTAAAAAGAACAAGTAtgactggccaggcacggtggctcacgcctttaatcccagcactttggggggccaaggcggaaggatcacggggttaggaaatcgagaccatcctggctaacatagtgaaacctcatctgtactaaaaacacaaaaaattagccgggcgtagtagggggcgcctttagtcccagctgctcaggaagctgaggcaggagaatggcgtgaacccgggaggcggagcttgcagtgagtggacatggcgccactgcactccagcctgggcaacagagcaagactccgtctcaaaaaaataaaaaaaaataaaaaaaaattaaaaaaaaaaaaaagaacaagtatgGTGAATTCCAAGCAAATACATTATGATTTCAATCCATTAGCTTTTTGTTTAGCTGAATGATAAAGGGAATGGAATCATAATTAAAATCTTTTCCCGTTCTCCCACAAGTGTAATTTTGAAATTCTGAGGAAGCATGTCTTTCTTGTGCTTCATGGTGTTTGTGAAAGGGTTTTCATTAttagttcttttaaatgtgatgattaaaaaataatgattgctATTCTTAAAAGAACGTATAACTTAGCATGTGGAATATGCCCttggatattgttctaaaatgagaaaataaaatagaagaaacagtAAGATGTTAATGAAGTTTTCTCTTGACTATTGTTTACACTTAGGCCTTAGGGTATCAGAGAATAGTTATTAATAGCATACCACCTCTCTTAGTAAAAGGCAGATAAATTGCTTGTAAGCCTCAGCTTGTTCATCTGTAAATTGCAGATACTAGTTTCTACCTTACAGAAAGTATCatagaaaatatcaaataaatactTTCATGTGAGCATggaatgagttaatatttaagGGCAGGAAACTGATAAAGCACTCAGTTGGTGGTATCCTAAAAGAACAGGAATTATTCACctttatgaaaaaaacaaaacaaaacacaaagcttCTGATTTGGagtatatttcataattatgagCTCTATGTTCCTTACATCTCTGGTGagcaaatgaagaagaaaagagttttcaTTCAAATATGTTGATCTGGGGGTCGTTGGTTTGACTGTGTAGTCTTCAGTTTCTATTTAATTGTAACGTTGTCTTGTTCTTTCAGGTGTCTGGCTGTTGTAAAACTACAGATGAAGCCTCTCATTAGAAAAATTCAACCACTGTCATAGCTAAACTTTCGTGGAGTTTCTTTCCccctcacttttatttttcagtttgtaaTGATTTTATTCCACATTTCCATATTTACATACAAATCGCTGGAACTATGATTTCTATGCATATTTATGGAGTGTTTTTCCTGTACAACCATAAATATTGATGTAGAGCAGTGCATGTATTTGTAGGAGTTACAAAAACATCACAAACTGAAAAAAGATTATAATCTAAATTAGATGTTTCTTTAagcttgtttttaaaacttgtcttttattatcttttatcaaccaatttttttttaaagggacatGCTCACTTTTAGTATAGTAAAATTCTTTATATGTGATAGGGGGTTGGGTTTAAAATTTGTCTTCCTTTCCTAAAAAGAAGATGCATTCCCATGTTCAGCATACACTACTAAAAGACCTCACAGTTTTAGTTTCATAAGAAATGAGGGCAAGTGATAAACAGCCACAATTAAGTTAAAATGGAAGCAAACAACCACAACAAACATGGGATTCTAGAAGTTGTCAATGACTCTGAAGATGCTCTTTGCCAGAATATTCAGAGGTGGACATTGTGCCACATCAAATATTCTAGCAATGCCCCAGCCCTTGCTCTCATACACAACCTCTTCAGGAAGGAAAAGTAGAAACAGGTGATTTCCTCTCTTTCCAACCAGCCCCTGCCCTCCTTACTCTAGCTCATGCTGAGTTATTCTGATTCCCATATTCACATTTGGAATAGCTGCTTTTCCTGTATCTTTATAGATAGCTGCATCATCTTCTCTATGATTCCTGCAAAAGGAATGTTGCACTAAAATGCAACATTGTCCTAACATTAGTCTGTGCATTTCAAAATAGTTgactgtggcttttttttttttttggtggattaTTGATATTGtatatgaagaataaaatatttgtgcaAGAACagattttgtgtctggtttaaGATGTTCTATTGTAATTAGTCATATATGAGTCTGTTTCCCCTGAAGAGTCATGAGGTCTTTGTGAGCAGAGACCATATCTAATTCACTTATATTTCCCCAGCACCTAGTACGATGCCTAGCATGGAGCAATTGTTCAATAGATACTTGTTGAATTGAAATAAACATGTGCTATTCATCCAGTCTTCACACAGTAATGGAAGGTGCTTTTAGTTAATgtcaaaactttttttcttgccatttaaaaaatgttaagtaattCTTGATGAGCTATTCCTTATAAAAGTATAGCTTATTGGTATAAATGGTAGAGTGGTAGGGAGTTTTTCACCTCTGTCGAGTTCCAAGTACTAGTGGTTGGTTTTCCCTTTCTTAATACTGTCCCTGCTCTGGGTGTTAAGACCTCCACAAAGGGAATACTTACCAGTTTCAGGGCATTGAAAAGGAAGGACATCCACATGGGACATTTAGCTATGAGCTCGCAAAGTTTCAGGGCACGGGCATTCATCCTTCagctggaatttttttctttttctttttttttgagatggagtctcactctgtcgcccaggctggagtgtactggcacgatctcggctcactgcaacctatgcctcctgggttcaagtgattctcgtgcctcagcctccctagtagctgagattacaggcttctgccaccacgcctggctaatttttgtatttttagttggggggggggcgggtttcaccatattggtcaggctggtcaacatcgtgaaaccctgtctcttgtaaaaatacaaaaatgagctgtgcgtggtggctcacgcctgtagtcccaactactcgggagtctgaggcaggagaatcacttgaacccgggagatggaggttgcggtgagccgagatcgtgccactacactccagtctggcgacagagcgagactccgtctcaaacaaacaaacaaacaaacaaaaccccaaaacctcCCTACACACATTTCTAAAATTCACTAGGGAAATGATTTTGCTCTTGGCCGAGAACTACCGCCAGAACATAGATGAAGTGTATGTAGTGTTTGTTCCAATGCAAATGATGTTCTGCAGGTGTTTTAGGCTCTGGAGGAGTCTCTGATACTTCCCTATATAGGTCCCTGGCAATCTCTCAACACTGAAAGGAGCCTCTGCTCCTCTTCAGTGAGTGTCTCATTCCCCAGCACTTGGCCTATTGTCCTCTGTCCCAGATCTAGGGTGGCCAAGAACTGTTAAGAGTGTGAGCTTTTATCCTACTTGCAAGCTACACACTAGCTTTTTACACTTTTATCAAACTTGGCAGATACATGAGACATCTTATGTCTGAGACAACTGACTTTCTTACTGATGGCATGGCAGGTAGTGACatgagttttacatttacatcAGTTTTCCTTACTCCCCAAGTATCAAGGGGGCCATGTGAATGTGCGTCCAGGGGTATGCTGTGCACAAGTGGGTTTGTGCCAAAGCTGAGGAACTCCAAACTTAGGAAATCCCCACTCTTCTAATGGCACTGCTAGCAAACACGCCCAAACTTTGCCCAGAGGGAAACATTTATTATACTGTTcggaaaaaaaatgtgttcccTGCCCAAGAAAGAGACAATAGCTCCACCTTTCAAGGCTGTTTGATTCGAAAACAGCCTTGAAAAGCTAGCCTAGAACAAAGGTATCACAAGCTTTTTCAGAACAATTAATAAAGCCATGGAAAAATAGTCTCCTACATAGGGTCCCAGCCCATCCTGGCTCTTTTCCCTGGCAAGAAGAAAGAATGTATGCTTTTAATTATATGGTCATGGTAAAAATGCAATGTTCTGCTTCCTCCAGactttccattttgattttcaaaacaaGCCTGAGTgtatttttattatggccatAACCATTCCACTTCATCTCAAGGTAATGTGGATACCTCTGACTCATCAGGAGACAAATCTCTCCCAAGGAAGTaggggaaagaaaaacagaaagattgaAATTTCAAGATATGTTGCAACAGTCTGACTGCTAAAATAACTTTCATGTCATTAAGGTGTTCCATAggcaaaaaaaccacacacacaaaacaaacaaaaaaaccaccctCCTACCCCTTGTTCACTGCTTCCTGTTCTTCATAATATGAATCTATATCTCCAGAATTGTTATTCCCATATTCCGGATAGCCAACAATAAGACAAGATAGTCTAAGTCATCTGGGTCTTAGGAGAGTATTCTCCTTATAGGTAACCATCCCTCCTCacttgatttctcttcttttcccctaGGAGAGTTAGGACTCAAGATTCCTAAATTCCTCTTAGACACAGTTCCTCCACTGTCTGGAAAAATTTAGGGGAGAATTTCCCTGTAAGTGGTTTAAGTGGATTGCTTTAACATACTCCACCCTGCTCAccttccatattttatacccaggTAGGACTCTGAGGATCCTTCCTCATGAGAAAGGGAATGACTTCCAGCTGcgagatatttttttttctcacctggCAGTCCTGTCCTTGCAGGTCCTGGCCTCTCATTCTCCCATCCTTCTGCTGTTTATCCTTGCCAGGATTGTCATAAAGATGGCTAGGTGATACTCTCCCCGTAACTTGTCTTTAACCTTAGCTTCATATTGAGCTTCATTTCCCTACTCCAGCTACCTTGCCCCAGGTTCCAAAGGCACTTTCAGTTCCATCCAATACAATTCACAAATGTGTTTTCAGCACAAATTATTAGGCCATACAGTAGGGTTTACAATGATGCATCAGGGCTGTTGTCAAGATGTTTACAGCTAGTGTCTCTAGAATTGGACAAATAGATAATTATAATATAAGGGAAAATATAAATCACAGGAGTGTGTAGAAGTTGAAAAACCATACCATTCAGAGGAGGCAGTATATTATAGTTCCAAGCATGGGACCTGGAGTCAGAaaccagggttcaaatcctggctctactacTTTTTAGAGACAATAGCATTAGGAATAACACCTACTGAGAAGGAAggattatttttagaaatgtatgtaatatgtataaAACAGTAGATGgcctatatatttattatacactAATACGGGCAACAGTGTGTAGTAACCATACTAAGTATTTGGTTCTTTCTGAAAGTTTGctgttaggaaaggaagaaaacttgGGTGGGAGACGTGTAACAGGAAGCCCAGGTGAACGCGTTTACAGACTGAGAAGGTGCTTGAGGAA includes:
- the C14H2orf66 gene encoding uncharacterized protein C2orf66 homolog; this translates as MRWLALSYWPKLWHLCSGKAGGCEEDRPGAGDREAVAQVPEIDHEHLMEAAAIIDSSPMPSFTQLHSTMTRASLLLLCVALVLLWHVNGATLRNKDKWKPLNNPRNRDLFFRSLQAYFKGRGLDLGTFPNPFPTNENPRPLSFQSELTASASADYEEQKNSFHNYLKG